In the Candidatus Dechloromonas phosphoritropha genome, GCGAAGAGGGCTGCGCGGCAGGTTGCGCAGTTGCGCGTGAGCGTAATTCTAGGCCGGTTTGCAATCTGCAAGTCAGGGCGTAATGACTTGCTTGCTTGAGGAAACTCCAGCCAAATATATCGACCCCTTCGACTATTCTGTTGGCCAAGCCGGCGCGCTACCCGCCGAGCAGGAAGCTGGTCACCGCCGCCCACCATTTGCCGTCGACCTGCATCATCCAGTCATTGTGATCGCTGGCCGGGATTGCCCATAGTCTTTTGGGGCCGGGCAGTGAGGCGAACAAGGCCTCGCCAAAGGGCGCTGGCACGATGCTGTCCTGGGCCGCTATGACCACCGCAACCGGGCCACGAAAACCGGCCAGGTTGGCGATGTTGTCGTAGCGGTCGTGCAACAGTAAATCGACGGGTGCCCAAGGGTAGTGGTGGTGCGCTACCTGTTTGAGGCTATCCCAGGGGGTAATCAGCAGCAGGCCGGAAAGATCGTCCGGAGAATTTTTGGCAACCGCCGCCGCGACGCCGGCGCCCAACGATTCACCAGCCACCAGCAAGGGGCCGGGAAACTGTTCGCGGACGCGGGCGAGTGTTTCCGCCGCATCGCGCACCAGCGCAGCCTCTCCCGGTTGACCGGGGCGCGGACCGTAGCCCGGATACTCGGCCAGGATGACGCGCAGGCCGGCGTTGGCAAGCGCTTCGGCAACCCAGCCCCGGTGACCGGCGTGACCAGCGTTGCCATGAAAAAACACAAGGGTGCCGCGTGCCTCCGCGCGCGGTTTGCGCAACAGACCGCGAAAGTCGTTGGCGTCCGGCCAGGGTTCGAGTCCGCCGCGCCGGGCTTCGGCGACAACCTCGGCAAGCGGCGCGCTGGTGGGGAAATAAAGCAGGTGGTCCTGAAACATGAATAGCCCTCCCCAAATCAACGCGGCGCCAGCCATTACGCTCAGTATCATCCGCCTAAGTCCCGGACTCACGGCGCTGGCCGGCGGCATAGGCCGCGAAGTTGATGACAATCACGGCGACCCCCAGAACCATTTGCCATTCGCGCGTCAGTCCTTTCGGGTATTTGATGAGCCCAAATGGGTCAAAGACATTTCGATCAGGAGCCGCAAGCCGGGGCCAAAAGAGTCAGAGTAAATTAGATTTTTCAATACACTCTGACCCTCTTGGTTGGGCGCGGCTTTATCGCGCCAATCCGGATTGAGTTACGGGTTAGATTCTACTCACCTTCACCAACAGGTTCACTTGATGTCCCCAAGAACCCGCGCCCTTGCGCAAAGTAGATGTTAATGGGGTTCTCGTTACGGAGAACGTCAAGGACGCTTTGAAACATAGCGGAAGGGAGATGCATTTTGATAATCCCGTTATCGTTTGCATCGGCTTCAAAGACCATTCCAGGATCGTTGAATCGAACCCAAGCTAGGGTTTTGCCCGCCGCATCGCTCAGTTGGATCTGAGCGCGGTTCGTTTGGTAACCATCTGGGCTACCATAAAATAAAATACTGTAACTTGCTACTGCTGGCATACGATTGCTCCTTGATTTTGAAATAGGGTGGCTGTTCAAACATTTCCAGTTCGCCACCAAAATACTGGAACCTAACTATGGGAGAACAACCGGGGACAGCCCACGGTTTTTGGCTGTTTTTCGCGGTTGACCGTGGCAATGAGTGGAAATCGTGGTCTGTCCCGAATGGCACTAAGTTAAGGCTGTCCAGCATGCCCAGCGCTAGCATTGTGGCTGCAAAAACGGACGCAATACGTCCGTAACTTAGTACCATTCTGGTCTGTCCCCGATTCTTGCGATTCTTGTAACCGCCGCTGCGCGGCTATATCGCGCAGCGTTGGGCCACACGCTAGCGGCCAAGAGGTGCTAATGCACCTGTTGAGAAATGCCAAGAAGTCTCCATATCTCGGCAAAGAACACTTGGTCGCCGATTTCACCATTGATGTATTGCGCCATCAGTTTCTCTGTTTCCGGCGTTAACTCGACACCACGTTTTATCGAGTTTTCTTTTGCAAGCTCATACGCAGCCCTTCGCTTCGCTCGCTCTTTCTCATTGATCATGGCAGTTCCTCAGGATCGATTTCGCTGATGGGCGGCGCTTCGACAACAGCGTGATCAGGCGTCAGTATAAGTCGGTGCTGGTTGGCCGGCGATTGCGAGTGAAAATTGAAAGGTGGGACCCCCGTTCGCGGGCGCGCAGCGGCCGCGAACTATTAGGTAAGCCTCCCAAATCCAGAGGCGTTTGTATCAAACAAGAACGAACTATCAACCACAAATTATCGGGAAGCGATGGAATTGTGCCTCTCATTTTAAGCGCATCATACCCCGGCATGACTATCCCCAGAACCTGCTGGATAGCGTTCACGAATGGATTCGCTTGAAACCCGAAGGGCCCAGAATGGAATCATGCCCCGGAATCCAACTTGTGCGACAGCAACGCTGGACTGCGATCAGGGCCAGCGAAAATCTTCCCGCAAATGACAAGGCCGCGCGCCTCAGCCTATCCCGGAATTTCGCAGACAGCCTTCACCACCCCGATGTGACAGGCGACAGCGTGTTCGAGCGCGAGTTCGACTTCGTCGGCGAGGGCGACCGTCATTGATCGTTTCTGCTGCACCTAGATCAGGCGATTTTCGGCTACGCCGCAGGCGGCGGATTGTGCGCGCTGCAGCGGGGCGACCGCCCCCGTCCGGAAACGCCGAGCCCGGCTTCAGCCGGGCTCGGGTCGATCATGGGCGGTCGATCGGTGCCGCCCCTTGCCGTGACTAATCAGTTGCCGGCGTCGCACTTCTTCATGAACGAGGTCTTGGCTGCACCGTGGAGGGGTTTGCCGTTCTTGTCCACCGCCTTGGCTTCGCAGCCCGACGGGGAACTGCCGCCACTGCACTTCTTCATGAATGAGGTCTTGGCTGCGCCGTGGAGGGGTTTGCCGTTCTTGTCGACAGCCTTGGCTTCGCAACTGGCAGCGGCTGGTGCCGCGGCGGCCGCCGGAGTTGCTGCCGGAGTTGCTGCCGGAGTTGCTGCCGGAGTTGCCGCCGGCATGGCGGGGGCGACAGGAGCGGCGGGAACGGCGGCAGGCGCCGGCATGGCGGCCGCCGGGGTGGCCGGCTTTCCGGGTTGGGCGGGCGACGGTGCCTGAGCGTGCGCGACACCTAGCGCGAGCATCATGGCCATTGCAGCGGTGAACAATTTACGCATAACCTTCTCCTTTGAGTATGAAAGGCAGATTGCCTTGAACGGTTAACGCGGTACTCGGCATTTCGTTGACACAAGTGGCCGCCGGTTACCAGATTTGCCTCCCGGGGTGATCCATGAACTTGGCTGATGGGCAGGCCATCGAGTTGTTGGTCGTTGCTAACCGGCCTGCCGTAATACTCATCGGCGCCGACCCCGACGGTACGCGCCCGGCGCTGGCTCCGTGTTTCCGGCCCCGGGCGGAAAGTCGTCAAGGCATCATCGCGCTGCCGCTGCTCCGGCTATCCCCGGCTCTCGCCAACGTCCTTCTCCACCCAGATATGCCGGGAGACGGCGTGTTCGAGCGCGAGTTCGACTTCGTCGGCGAGGATGACGGTCATCGGCCGCTGTTGCAGCACCTTGAGCGGGCGCGATTCGGCGAGGCCGTAGGCGGTGAGTTGTTCGCGCTGGAGCGCGTCGATTTCGTCGCCGAATCCGGCGAGGCGGACTTCCTGGCCGGGCGGAATGAAGGCGAGCGGCAGGCGGGCCGCCTTGCGGATGTCGGGTTTCGGGCTCATGTCAGGACCAGACGGCGTGCAGCAACAGGTTGAACAGGCCGCCGACGAGGAAGGCGAAGGGGACGATGACGGCGACCATGGCCAGCGCGATCTTCAGGCCCTGTTCCTTGACCATCATCATCAGGCTGGCGAAACAGGGAATGAACAGCGTGATCGTGATCATGCCAACCACCGCCTGGATCGGGCTCAGGCTGTGCGCCATGGCGAAGAGGCCGGTGGCGCCGAAATCACGACGCAGGAAGCCCATGACGAAGGCGGCGCTGGCTTCCGGCGGCAGGCCGAGCCAGCCGGTGACCAGCGGTTCGCCGACCTTGATGATGCCGGGCAAGGCGCCGGTCTTGTCGAGCACGAACATGATGAAGGTGCCGAGCAGGAAGAGCGGAATGACCTCGACCAGGTACCACTGGAGGCGGCCGGCGGTCTTCTTGAGCACGTTGCCGAGGGCGACGCCGAGTTGCGCCGAACAGGGAATGGCGAGCGCCAGCAACAGGATGGTGATCATGCGCTCGCGCGGGCTGTGCAGGATGCGCGTGGTCAGCGTCGCCATTGTCACGCAGCCGAGGCCGAGCACCATCGGCAGCACGGCGCGGCCATTGAGGCCGATCAGCGCGAACAGCCGGTTGGCGATGACCGACAGGCGCGGCAGGTAGCCGGAATCCTCGAGCACGCCGAAGGCGATGAAGAAGGTGGTGACGATGGGGAGAATGAGCGCCAGGGCGTAGGTCATGCCCATGGTCCACAACCCGTACTTGCCGACCAGCAGTTCTGCTAATTACCCGCTGTCGAGGTGATGAGCAGGGTTCGCGGCCCCAACTGGCGCGAGACGTTGTTCATCCACATGCCGAGCCCCATGTCTACCCGGCCGGAGGTGGGTGGCGCCGTGGGGCGAAGTTCCCAGGGGTAGTCCATCTGCTGCTCGAACTCGTCGATCAGCCACTTGCCACCGTAACCTCCCCCGTCCGAGACCTTGTGCATGGTGAGCCGTTCTGTGTAAACGACACCCATGGTGGTCGAGTTCCCTTCGAGGTAGACCGAAAGCTCTGGGCACTTGGCTTTGGCGGCTATCGCCAGAGCGGATGGAGCCCACAGCAAGGCCGCAGCAAGCACGATGGATAACATTCGCCGCATGGTTATAGCTCCCCCTAAGGATAGGAATTCACCCCAAAGGGGTCAGAGACATTTCCTGTGTTCTTTTGGTTGAAGAAGAATCCGAGTTGCTGCGGTCGACCGGAAAAACTGGCCAGAAACTGGAAATTACTCTGATCCCTTTCACCGCATTCAGGCAGAAAATTATGGCGGGTTTTGGGGAGTGCAGGGGAGAATTTGGCGGAAATTCCGGAAACTTCCCGTTGACGACAGGCGGCAAGAGCGGAAATACTCGCGCAATGGCGCTTGAATTTCCCATTTTTCCCTATCGAAAGTACCGGCAAGCTGCCGGTAAACCAGGAGAAACCAGCCATGGATCGCATTCCTGATTCCGGAACAACGAAAGACATCCGAAATTTAGTCAAATCCGTTTTCATTCCGGCACTCCCGAAAGATTCAAGAGCGCGAAAGATCGCTGAGGAAGCGGATGATCCCGCCAATGCAGATTCATTCCTGCGAGGCAAAGCTGAATTTGAGCGGGCGGCTGCCGCGCTGAAACTGCTTGCAGATTCATCCGAGAATGGCAAGATCCGTTTTCGGTTGGCCGACCAGGAAACTTTGACGCAGGCGGGAATGGTAGTTGCCCTTTGGCAAAAGGCTGCCGAAGATCGGACGACCATTTTTTCTGGCACAGGCGCACTGGGCTCCACCATCATGGTTGTGCAGGTCGATGGAGTCGATCTGAACACACTCTGGAAAGATGATGAGTTCGGCGAGGCACTGAAAGCGAATGGAAACGCAGACGCTTCCGTGCGTGTTTTTGAAACGCAGCCTGCGCTTTTCCTCCCGAAACAGCCCGACCCCGATAACGGCGTGATCATCGCTGAGCGGGGCGAGCAGGTATCCGTCAAGCGCCGTGGAAATACAAGCCGGTGGGATTCAAAGGTCAATATCTCGGTCTATCTTGATAATGATGAAGAATCCGGTATTCCCCGCCAGCTCAACCTGCTCAACGCACTCCGCGATCCTTCGTACCATAGAGTCCGGCTCGCCTTTGACCTTCTGGGTCTGGCAAGGTGTCCGGTACGTCCAAATATGTACGCAGAACTCACCTTGAATGGAAAGTGCTATGGTACCTATGTGGCCATGCCGCCGATGGATGATTATCACTTCAAAACCTATCTTCCAGGCGTCAAGCACCGGGCGATCTTCAAAGGCAACTATGGGGATGATCTTCCCGGTGGCGCTTCCCTTGAGCTGCGCGGAGTCCAGGCGACAGATTACTTTGCGCCCAACTCCCGTCCTGAAAGCCGTACCTATGAACCCCGTCTCGACACACCTGACAGCGACTATGCTGCCTTGGCCAGCTTTCTGACGGCCTTTCACTCGAATAAGCCGGCAAGTGCCTCTTTTTTCGATACTGCACGCAAGATACTGGATGTCGAAGGTTTCCTGCGCACTATGGCTGTGGTCAACCTGCTCGGCTCCTGGGATACCTACTATCTCAACAGCCAGAACTACTTCCTTCATTTGGCAGTTGATGATTCGTCGAATCAGCCGCCATTTGCCACATTTTTCCTCAATGACCTGGATAGTCTGCTGGGAGTTAGCTGGCCAGGCCAGAAGCGCAACTGGCAGGACAAGGACCTGCTTTACCGAGGCAGGGAGATCGGCAAAATCCCGTTGATCACGAAGCTGCTGGCGAACGATCATTTTAGGAATTACTATGTCGATTTCATGGAGTGGTTTGTAGATAAACATTTCAACGTTGAGCGTCTGCGCCTCATTCAAGCGGCGCGCTGGTCCATTTTGGAGCAATCCGTGTACTTGGAGGCGGACACTCCCTTCGGCGCTCCACACACCAACCGACCGTGGACGAATGATCAGATCTATCGGGCCGCCGTTCTCAATCAAACCCTCATTTCTGAACAGGAACCCCTAAATGGGATTCGAGTCGATGGAATAGAGGGCTTTGTCGCGGGGCGCTGCAAGAAAGTCCTGGGACAGCTCGCCGGGATGACCCGCTCAAACAGCAGAGTAGACTTCGATTCAGTGAATTGGAATCTTCCGACCTAAGCGCGAGACCTTCCTTCGAGCCAACAGGGTCAGGTTTATCTGGTTTTCCGCCTGTTTTTTCCGTCGACCGCAACAAGCTGTGTTTTTCAGTCGAAAAGGGCAGGGGTATTTTCCCGTGGCTCAGATAATGGAATGACTTTGAGCCCTTGGGCTGTCCCGCTTGGCGCCGGCGCGTGGCCTGCTGCTCTAAGAAGTGGGTTGGGAAGAGAACGTCGATCCACTTGCGCAGCCGATACCGGCGCTCGAAGTCGATCAACGGATCGGTTGGTAGACAAGCACTTCTGGAGTCGTTCGGTGGGAGCGCTTATGCCTGAGGCTCGCGAAACGCCAACCAGCCAACGTTTTGCGGGCCTCAGGCTGGAAATGGTGGCGGGTTTTGCGGGGTGCCGGGGAGAATTGGGCGGAAACTCCCGACTGGCGCCGACCGCAGTGCCCGGCGACCCCCAGAACCATTTGCCAGTCGCGCGTCAGCCCTTCCGGGTAGATGATGGGTATCAGGTAATGTGCGATGAATCCGCTGTGATACCCATCGTCGCCCGCCCTCCAGCGTAAGCGGTTTTCCAGCGGGGTCAGCGGGCAGATGCCGCCGCTGAATTCGATAAACGCTACCTAAGCCAGCGTGGCAAAGTGCAGCCAGCGCAGTTGCGGGAAGCGCCAGGTCAGCACGGCGCCGAGCACGACAAACGCGATGAATGCTTGGTGAAGCAGAGCCCAAAAGGGTCAGAGACATTTCGATCAGGGGCAGTAACGAGGGGCCAAAAGGGTCAGAGTAAATTAGATTTTTCAATTCACTCTGACCCTTTTGGCACTGCTGAACATGATGCCCAACAACGAAGCACGGAACAATCAAAATGGGCCGGGGTCGGACGTCAGGCCGGTGTCCAGAAAGTTTGCAGTGTGATGTTTAGAGGGCCGCCGATGCGCGCTAAATCGGAGCTTGGCACATTTGATCAGGCTTCGCCTTGGAGGCGACCATTCTGGTTTTTGGCTTGTTATTGCGGTCGACCGCAGCTATTCACTCCGACCCCGTTGACTACGCTGCTCCAGTTGCGGACAGGGCAACTTGGCAGTGCGCCTTGAACCAGAGTGCCTCACACCAGCAAGGGCGCGGGCAAAGGCTGATAGCGATCCAGCAAGTCCTTGAGCCATTCCGTGCCGGTAGCCAATGCTGAATCGGTGCGGGCATTCAAGGCTTCCCAGTGCTGTTTCAAGTAGGGCAGCCACGACGGGCTGTCGTGGGCCGGGGATCGAGTTTCAACATCAAGCCATGCTTGCACCGCTTGTCTGGCTTGATCGCGCTCGCCGGCTCCGGCGGAACTGGACTGCAAGGTCTGCAAATAACGCCACAGCCGCGTTTCCAGCGGAAATTCCTGCCGGGCGGCGGGGTCGTAACGGTCAAGCACGTCGGCATCCCATTGTTGTCGCGTCACGGCCTGCCGCAAGGCTGACGGCAGGGGCAGCACCCGATCAACCAAGTTCACATCTTCGATGCTGGGGGCAGTTGCATCCCCTGAGGTCGATGCGGCCACCCAGGAGCGAATCGACTCGGCGAAGGCGCGCCAAGCGGGATCGCTTTCGGGGCTGATGGTGCCGACGCTGGCGGGTGCCTCGTCGTCTTTGTGGGCTGGCAGCCGGCCTTGCGCCGCCAACTGCTGGCGTTGCAGGAGATTGCGCAGATAGTCTTCGGCGCGCACTTTCCCATGGTGGCGGGTCACAAAGCGCTGCAAATGATCAATGGCCGTCTGCAAGTCGTCCGGCCCGTTGCGCCGGGCATAGGCGGTGGCCAACAGCACCGCGCAAGCCTCATTGCCAGGGTCAACCCGCAAACCGTGTTGGGCGTGGGCCAGGGCCTCGGCCCAGTCCTCGCGACGAATGGCCAATTGGGCCAGGGTGGAATGGGCATACAGGTCGTCGGGGTCCAACTGCAACACTTGCCGCAACAGGCGGTAGGCCTGGGCCTGATCGTCGGGGGCGCTGGAGGCGGCCAGCAGGCGCGCCAGATCTACGCGGCAGTGCAGTTGGTCTGGAAAGCGCCGGGTCATTTCCCACAGCACCCACTGCGCGCGTTGCGGCTGGCTGGCCTGGCGTAAAGCCAACTCCCACAGCATCCACAGCCTGGGGTTATCTGCGTCCATGGGCAAGGCCAAGTGGATCCATTGGAACAGGCGGGACTGGATTTCCGGGTCACGAATGGAGTATTCCTCGCACAGGGCACGGGCGCACCGGTCCAGATTGCGCACGAAGTAGTAGGCATCGCCCGACTTGTGCAAGAAGTCTTCGTGGGCGCCGAGCAGGGGACGGATAGCTTTCCAGGCTTGTGCCAGGCTGTCGGATTGGCGCACGGCCCGGACGGCTTGGTCAGTCTCGTTAGCCAAGCCCGGCGGTTTGAGTTTGTAGACTGAGCTTGAGATGGGGGCACCGTAGCGCTGCGTGGCAAGCCCCAACAAGCTCAGCACCGACGCGGTCTTGTCGTCGCCCAGGGGAGAGAGCAAGTCGGTCAGGAACGCCCGGTAGTTGTCGGCATTCATGCTGGGGTTGCGCGCCATGACGCCGCGCAATGCATCCGCCAGTTCTTCCAGGGCCGGGGTGCCCCAGCCCTTGCGGCGTTGGTAGCGGTTGACGAGGGCCTGCACTTGCAGCCGCGGGTTACGCAGACTGTCCTCATCCGACAGGGGCAGCTGGGCCAGGGCCAGCAGGCCCAGGTTGAGGTAACGCGCGGAGCGGGTGCGCCCTGCCTCAACCACAATGGATTGCCAGAAGAACTGCAACTGGTCGTCGGCCTGTTGCGCGGCCAGCAACTGCCAGTAGTCGTACTCCGGGTCGCGATAGGCCGAAAGGGCTAGTGAGCCCAGCCAAGTAAGCCATAGTGCGCGCTCGGCACGCAACGCGGCGCGGGCTTGCGGCAGTGCAAAGTACAGCGGCCATTGCAGCGCTTCGCATACTTGGGCGGCGTAGGCGCCGAGTTTTCTTGCGGGCGGTTGGGGAGCCTGGCGTTGTGCCAAGAGCCAAGCCGCTAGGCCGCTATCCAAATATCCCGGCAAATCGGCCGTGGGGTCAAATTCCGGCGCGGCAGAACGGGGCTCACCGAGCAATGTGCGCGACACAATGCGGCTGCCCAGAGGCAACACCGCCAACAAGAATTGGTGGGGCGCCGCGCGCTCAAAGGGGCCGATGTCCGCAGCGCCACGCAGCAAATCCGCGATGGCCTGCTGAGGATCCTGGCGCAGTTCGTCGGCCCATTGCTGCCAACTCATGTCAGCACCTCGCCAAAGTCGGAACAGCCGGGCAAGGCTTTCAGCCCCTGCACATGGCGGTTGCG is a window encoding:
- a CDS encoding alpha/beta fold hydrolase; this encodes MILSVMAGAALIWGGLFMFQDHLLYFPTSAPLAEVVAEARRGGLEPWPDANDFRGLLRKPRAEARGTLVFFHGNAGHAGHRGWVAEALANAGLRVILAEYPGYGPRPGQPGEAALVRDAAETLARVREQFPGPLLVAGESLGAGVAAAVAKNSPDDLSGLLLITPWDSLKQVAHHHYPWAPVDLLLHDRYDNIANLAGFRGPVAVVIAAQDSIVPAPFGEALFASLPGPKRLWAIPASDHNDWMMQVDGKWWAAVTSFLLGG
- a CDS encoding antitoxin VbhA family protein, producing the protein MINEKERAKRRAAYELAKENSIKRGVELTPETEKLMAQYINGEIGDQVFFAEIWRLLGISQQVH
- a CDS encoding ferrous iron transport protein A — protein: MSPKPDIRKAARLPLAFIPPGQEVRLAGFGDEIDALQREQLTAYGLAESRPLKVLQQRPMTVILADEVELALEHAVSRHIWVEKDVGESRG
- a CDS encoding CotH kinase family protein → MDRIPDSGTTKDIRNLVKSVFIPALPKDSRARKIAEEADDPANADSFLRGKAEFERAAAALKLLADSSENGKIRFRLADQETLTQAGMVVALWQKAAEDRTTIFSGTGALGSTIMVVQVDGVDLNTLWKDDEFGEALKANGNADASVRVFETQPALFLPKQPDPDNGVIIAERGEQVSVKRRGNTSRWDSKVNISVYLDNDEESGIPRQLNLLNALRDPSYHRVRLAFDLLGLARCPVRPNMYAELTLNGKCYGTYVAMPPMDDYHFKTYLPGVKHRAIFKGNYGDDLPGGASLELRGVQATDYFAPNSRPESRTYEPRLDTPDSDYAALASFLTAFHSNKPASASFFDTARKILDVEGFLRTMAVVNLLGSWDTYYLNSQNYFLHLAVDDSSNQPPFATFFLNDLDSLLGVSWPGQKRNWQDKDLLYRGREIGKIPLITKLLANDHFRNYYVDFMEWFVDKHFNVERLRLIQAARWSILEQSVYLEADTPFGAPHTNRPWTNDQIYRAAVLNQTLISEQEPLNGIRVDGIEGFVAGRCKKVLGQLAGMTRSNSRVDFDSVNWNLPT